The Magnolia sinica isolate HGM2019 chromosome 9, MsV1, whole genome shotgun sequence sequence GATGTCGAGCGGTACGAGACCATTACTGACGAGGTCTCCATCTTGTTCGACGCTGGTTTCATAGAGGAGGTATATTATCCCGACTAGATTGCAAACGTGGTACTTGTTAAAAAAGCCAACGGGAAATGGTGGGTCTGTGTTGACTACTCGGATCTGAATAaggcctgcccaaaggatagcttccCATTATCTCGGATTGACCAGCTAATGGATAATATGGCAAGTCATGAATTACTCTCCTTCCTAGATGCCTACTCCGGGTATAACTAGATCGCGATGTAAcccccagacaggcagaagactacctttgtcacggACAAGAGACTCTACTGCTACtgggtcatgccatttggcctgaaaAATGCTGGGGCCACATATCAAAGACTGGTAAATCAGATGTTCTCCAAACAAATCGGATGCACTATGGAAGTGTACGTCGACACATGCTGGTGAAAAGTATTAAGGCATCCGATCACCTGACGGATCTCGGAGAAATGTTCACCGTCCTCCGAGAATaccagatgaagctgaatcccgcAAAGTACACTTTCAGAGTCGACTCAGGAAAATTTCTTAGGTTTCAGGTCAACCAGAGAGGTATTGAAGCGAATCCTGACAAAATTAAAGCACTCCTCGACATGAGTTCGCCTCGGACTATCAAAGAAATACAATCTCTCACGGGGCGAGTCACAGCACTTGGACGTTTCATATCCAGAGCAACAgataaatgtctccccttcttccaacaattaaagggtcataagaaggcagaATGGACGTCAAAATTCGAACAAGCCTTCCAGCAATTGAAACAGTATCTGAGCTCACCCCTCTGTTATCCAAGCCCGAAGAAGGTGAGCCCATGTTCCTGTACCTTGCAGTCTTGGCCTCGGCCGTCAGCTCGGCCCTGATCAGAGAGGTCGGAGGCAAGCAGCACCCCGTATACTACGTGAGCAAGGTTATGGTACCCATGGAGACAAGATATCCGTCCCTGGAGAAGCTAACGCTCAACCTCGTCGTTTCAGCTCGGAAGTTACGTCCATACTTCCAAGCCCATTCGGTCATTGTGTTGACTGACTCCCCTCTCAAACAAGTTCTCCAGAGGCCCAAAGTTTCAGGTCGGctaaccaagtgggccatcgaactCGAAGAGTTCGACATTCAGTTTCGTCCGAAGACAGCAGTTAAGGGCcaagctgtggccgacttcattacCGAATTCACCACTCTGAGTATAGGAGAGGTCAATGCCGAAAGCGAGACTATTCCACCCGATCCTCCGTCCAACCCAGGGACTGCATCGAAAACCGGATGGATCCTCTATGTAGACGGATCATCCAATGTTAAGCGAAATGGAGCCGAAATCGTCTTGATCGCACTTAATTCCATGTCCATCCAATATGCGATCCGACTCAGCTTCAAAGCCTCAAACAATGAGGTGGAGAACGAGGCTTTACTAGCTGGACTCAGATTGGCAGCGAGTCTAGGTGTCCAGACTCTCCAGGTCCGATGTAACTCCCAGCTGGTAGTAAATCATATCTCCACCAAGTACGAAGCTAAAGAGATGATGATGATCGCTTATCTAGATGATGTGAGAAAGTTAATTGGAAGATTTTGGAACTATACGATCCACCAAATCCTTAGAGCAGAAAATTCGTAGGCCGACGCCTCGGCAAAACTGGCCTCATCCTCAGAAGGAAGGATCCCGCGGATCGTTCCTGTCGAATTCATAGAAAATCCAAGCATCGACCAGGCAGAGAAGAAAGCGGTTAATCCAGTGCAAGCtactccgagctggatggacccggTTTTCAACTACCTCACATCTGGCGAGATCCCCTCGGATAAACTGGAAGTTAGGCGCTTGAGAGTCCGAGCCGGGCGATACGTCGTCCTCGACGATATCCTATATAAGAAAGGGCATTCTCAACCCTACCTCAGATGCCTCCGACCCGACGAAGCGGACTATGTTATTCAGGAGATTCACGAAGGAATCTATAGAAACCATTTCGGCAGCCGAACCCTACCCTGAAGATACTTCGGCAAGGATACTTTTAGCCGACCCTCAAGCAGGATTCGAAAGACTACattaaaaaatatgataaatgccAACGTTACTCAGCCATGCCGAGGCAGCCACCAAAGGAAGTGACTCCCATGAGCAGTCCATGGTCGttcgctcagtgggggatcgatatcatcggccCCTTTCTCACAGGGAAGGGACAAGTCAAGTTTGTCATCGTTGCAGTCGACTACTTCAACAAATGGGCTAAGGCCGAGCCAGTTGCGAAGATCACGGAATAGAAAGTGATTGACTTCGTATGGAG is a genomic window containing:
- the LOC131254895 gene encoding uncharacterized protein LOC131254895, whose amino-acid sequence is MDVKIRTSLPAIETVSELTPLLSKPEEGEPMFLYLAVLASAVSSALIREVGGKQHPVYYVSKVMVPMETRYPSLEKLTLNLVVSARKLRPYFQAHSVIVLTDSPLKQVLQRPKVSGRLTKWAIELEEFDIQFRPKTAVKGQAVADFITEFTTLSIGEVNAESETIPPDPPSNPGTASKTGWILYVDGSSNVKRNGAEIVLIALNSMSIQYAIRLSFKASNNEVENEALLAGLRLAASLGVQTLQVRCNSQLVVNHISTKYEAKEMMMIAYLDDADASAKLASSSEGRIPRIVPVEFIENPSIDQAEKKAVNPVQATPSWMDPVFNYLTSGEIPSDKLEVRRLRVRAGRYVVLDDILYKKGHSQPYLRCLRPDEADYVIQEIHEGIYRNHFGSRTLP